The Eurosta solidaginis isolate ZX-2024a chromosome 4, ASM4086904v1, whole genome shotgun sequence genome includes a window with the following:
- the out gene encoding uncharacterized protein out: protein MVIDTTTLTEKRNIRVYNVTTRPKTKRRDKSDLGPDFIAPDGGWGWVVCIAAGLSNFSIFPPLQQYGLIYRQRMLYLGFSAKETTTIVNIVMSISSLVGIVNGAMFRRFSFRQVAIAGNILVFLGILLTAWSTTFWEYVICLSAIYGIGLGLSMAAGSLAVNTYFKNRRRRAMGFTWTITGLGPIIFPHITTFLLVQYGGQGTILIYAAVTLNALMCAFTLQPVLWHAKKPKKSEEGEEEKLNGNNKQVAPLKPITDSDEYECKYCKYKKHGKRSIFSSQYLFNEDDLETPGYEIIEPGTPMMARANDGWYGSKLSLTAEMNPTRLRHKFMRRASLSVRGQISHTDIDGEDNEIGESGLYKPNYFNRERDNYDRYTSKLSIYSKPGAEELHCTCAEEKVLLQKITDEELKSEQEKLKAAEAAEEVAKSNMSAIEKVVKFFDLDLLKDFTFVNLASGMTIMTFAEMNFSVLTPFILAEFGYTNNEISMAMSMLGGMDICVRFLAPFALEKVKLDNRVLFAFGIIAISIGRMLVTMTHSYYVILALFLLIGFGKGFRTIFAPLIIPSYVPLKRLPAASGLQLVFNTIFSLAFGPILGIITDATSYTITIHFINLLTALALLLWISESAVRRLLGRKAKTTLEG from the exons ACCAAACGACGTGATAAAAGTGATTTGGGTCCAGACTTTATAGCGCCCGATGGTGGTTGGGGTTGGGTAGTTTGTATAGCGGCCGGTTTGAGTAAT ttttcaaTATTTCCCCCCTTACAACAATATGGCCTCATATATCGGCAGCGAATGTTATATTTGGGATTTTCAGCCaaagaaacaacaacaattgTTAATATTGTGATGAGTATTTCATCATTAGTTG gCATCGTGAATGGCGCTATGTTTCGTCGATTTTCATTTCGTCAAGTGGCTATTGCTGGCAATATTTTAGTATTCCTTGGCATTTTACTCACAGCATGGAGCACAACATTCTGGGAATATGTGATATGTCTGTCAGCGATTTATG GTATCGGCTTGGGACTCAGTATGGCTGCTGGCTCATTAGCTGTGAACACATACTTTAAAAACCGGCGAAGACGCGCTATGGGCTTTACCTGGACCATAACTGGTTTGGGACCAATCATATTTCCACACATCACCACTTTCCTCTTGGTTCAATATGGTGGGCAGGGTACAATTTTAATTTACGCAGCAGTAACTTTAAATGCCCTCATGTGCGCCTTTACATTACAGCCCGTATTATGGCATGCAAAGAAGCCGAAAAAATCGGAAGAGGGAGAGGAGGAAAAATTGAACGGCAACAATAAACAAGTAGCACCATTAAAGCCCATTACAGATAGTGATGAATATGAATGCAAATATTGTAAATATAAAAAACATGGCAAGCGTAGCATTTTCTCTTCGCAATACCTATTCAATGAGGATGATTTGGAGACCCCCGGCTATGAAATAATCGAACCTGGCACACCGATGATGGCGCGCGCCAACGACGGTTGGTATGGTTCAAAGCTATCGCTTACTGCCGAAATGAATCCAACACGTTTACGTCACAAATTTATGCGTCGTGCATCGCTGTCGGTGAGAGGCCAAATATCTCACACAGATATAGATGGCGAAGATAATGAAATCGGTGAATCAGGCCTATACAAACCAAATTATTTCAATCGTGAACGTGACAATTACGATCGTTATACAAGTAAGTTGAGCATTTATTCAAAACCAGGCGCAGAAGAATTGCATTGCACATGTGCAGAGGAGAAAGTTTTGCTACAAAAGATAACCGATGAAGAATTAAAAAGTGAGCAAGAAAAGCTGAAGGCAGCCGAAGCTGCTGAAGAAGTGGCGAAAAGTAATATGAGTGCCATAGAGAAAGTGGTGAAATTCTTCGATTTGGATTTACTGAAAGATTTCACATTTGTCAATTTGGCATCGGGCATGACCATTATGACGTTCGCTGAAATGAATTTTTCCGTTTTGACACCATTCATTTTGGCCGAATTTGGTTATACGAATAATGAGATCTCAATGGCTATGTCAATGTTGGGTGGTATGGATATTTGTGTACGCTTTTTAGCACCATTCGCTTTGGAAAAGGTTAAACTTGATAATCGTGTATTGTTCGCTTTTGGTATAATCGCAATTTCTATTGGTCGTATGTTGGTGACGATGACTCATTCTTACTATGTGATATTGGCTTTATTTTTACTTATTGGTTTCGGCAAAGGATTTCGTACCATATTCGCACCTCTTATCATACCATCGTATGTACCGTTGAAACGTTTGCCTGCCGCTTCTGGTCTACAGTTGGTTTTCAATACGATATTCTCTTTGGCTTTTGGGCCGATTTTAG GTATAATCACTGATGCTACCAGTTAtacaataacaatacattttattaatttattaactgCGTTGGCTTTATTATTATGGATCTCGGAGTCTGCAGTACGCCGTTTGCTGGGAAGGAAGGCCAAGACAACATTGGAAGGCTAA